The following coding sequences lie in one Maribacter forsetii DSM 18668 genomic window:
- a CDS encoding DUF4293 domain-containing protein, whose protein sequence is MIQRIQSLYLIVVAILTGVLPFFFNLWIDIDGVEVFANNEMLISISFYASTVLAVWAIVQFKNRKSQFVINRLNMILNVFLLGFFVYRSLNLSGEILVSEKGIGMLIPVFSIIFLVLANRAIKKDEDLVKSVDRLR, encoded by the coding sequence ATGATTCAAAGAATACAAAGCCTTTATTTGATAGTTGTAGCAATACTTACGGGTGTTCTACCGTTCTTCTTTAACCTATGGATAGATATTGATGGTGTTGAGGTATTTGCAAATAATGAAATGCTTATTTCTATTTCCTTTTACGCAAGTACTGTTCTAGCTGTTTGGGCTATAGTACAATTTAAAAATAGAAAATCTCAGTTTGTCATTAACAGGCTGAACATGATATTGAATGTTTTTTTATTAGGATTTTTCGTTTACCGATCACTAAACTTATCCGGAGAGATCTTGGTCTCTGAGAAGGGTATTGGGATGCTGATTCCAGTATTTTCTATCATTTTTTTGGTTCTTGCAAATAGAGCTATAAAGAAGGATGAAGATCTTGTAAAATCTGTTGATCGCTTGCGTTAA
- the proS gene encoding proline--tRNA ligase gives MSKKLTKRSEDYSKWYNELVVKADLAENSGVRGCMVIKPYGYGIWEKMQAGLDKMFKETGHENAYFPLFIPKSYLSKEASHVEGFAKECAVVTHYRLKNAEDGSGIIVDPDAKLEEELIVRPTSETIIWDTYKKWIQSYRDLPLLINQWANVVRWEMRTRLFLRTAEFLWQEGHTAHATEKEAIEEAEQMMNVYADFAENHMAVPVIKGTKTESERFAGAIETYCIEALMQDGKALQAGTSHFLGQNFAKAFDVKFATKEGSKEYVWATSWGVSTRLMGALIMTHSDDNGLVIPPKLAPIQVVIVPIYKGLDQLDKISETVNPLVKELRAKGISVKFDNRDTHKPGFKFNEYELRGVPVRLAIGPRDLENGTYELARRDTLQKETVAATDVVAKIEFLMENIQKNMYQKALDYRTNHITEVDSYDEFKKVLKEKGGFISAHWDGSKETEERVKNETKATIRCIPIDAKEEEGTCMVTGKPSNKRVLFAKAY, from the coding sequence ATGAGTAAAAAGTTGACGAAGAGAAGCGAAGATTATTCCAAGTGGTATAACGAATTGGTAGTTAAGGCAGATTTAGCCGAAAACTCTGGTGTAAGAGGTTGTATGGTTATAAAACCATATGGTTACGGTATTTGGGAAAAAATGCAAGCTGGTTTAGATAAGATGTTTAAAGAAACTGGTCATGAAAATGCCTATTTTCCTTTGTTTATACCAAAATCCTATTTGAGTAAAGAGGCAAGCCATGTGGAAGGTTTTGCCAAAGAGTGCGCTGTGGTTACACATTACAGATTAAAAAATGCAGAAGATGGAAGCGGAATTATAGTTGATCCAGATGCTAAATTAGAGGAGGAGCTTATTGTAAGACCTACTTCTGAAACCATCATTTGGGATACTTATAAGAAATGGATTCAATCTTATAGAGATTTACCGCTACTTATTAATCAATGGGCAAATGTTGTTCGTTGGGAAATGCGTACAAGATTGTTCTTGAGAACGGCAGAGTTTTTATGGCAAGAAGGCCATACGGCACATGCTACCGAAAAGGAAGCAATTGAAGAGGCGGAACAAATGATGAACGTTTATGCCGATTTTGCAGAAAACCATATGGCAGTACCGGTAATAAAAGGTACTAAAACGGAAAGCGAACGTTTTGCAGGTGCTATTGAAACCTATTGTATTGAAGCATTAATGCAAGATGGTAAGGCGTTGCAAGCTGGTACCTCTCACTTTTTAGGACAGAATTTTGCAAAAGCTTTTGATGTAAAATTTGCAACTAAAGAAGGTAGTAAAGAATATGTTTGGGCAACTTCTTGGGGAGTGTCAACAAGATTAATGGGGGCGTTGATCATGACGCACAGTGATGATAACGGTTTAGTGATTCCGCCAAAACTAGCACCTATACAAGTGGTCATTGTACCTATTTATAAAGGATTAGATCAACTGGATAAAATTTCGGAAACAGTTAACCCTTTAGTTAAAGAATTAAGAGCTAAAGGTATTTCTGTAAAATTCGATAATAGAGATACCCACAAGCCCGGTTTTAAGTTCAATGAGTACGAATTACGCGGTGTTCCGGTAAGGTTGGCTATTGGTCCTAGAGACCTTGAAAATGGCACATATGAACTGGCAAGAAGGGATACTTTGCAAAAAGAGACTGTTGCGGCGACAGATGTAGTGGCTAAAATTGAATTTTTAATGGAAAATATTCAGAAGAATATGTACCAAAAAGCACTTGATTATAGAACTAATCATATCACTGAGGTAGATTCTTATGATGAATTTAAAAAAGTTTTAAAAGAAAAAGGCGGATTTATTTCTGCACATTGGGACGGTAGTAAAGAAACCGAAGAACGAGTTAAAAATGAGACAAAGGCAACTATACGTTGCATTCCCATAGATGCAAAGGAAGAAGAAGGCACTTGTATGGTGACGGGTAAACCGTCTAATAAAAGGGTGTTATTTGCTAAAGCGTATTAA
- the rho gene encoding transcription termination factor Rho, whose translation MFEISDLKSKKLPELQEIAKGLKVPKFKTLKKLDLVYQILDVQAANPKVAAAIVPAATEEASKPAETKPKPKPRPRPRVAQNTNKEVKAPVKPAQEKTTPEKVAPVKKENNTESVSKEPVEQKRPRPRPKAANQPNKKNSNQNNNHNKKPNPRSNHDKSNFDKDLKNRYKEPEYEFDSIIASEGVLDIMQDGYGFLRSSDYNYLSSPDDIYVSQSQIRLFGLKTGDTVLGNVRPPKEGEKYFPLIKVNKINGIDPQIVRDRVSFEHLTPLFPQEKFNLAERQSTISTRIIDLFSPIGKGQRGMIVSQPKSGKTMLLKDIANGIAANHPEVYQIILLIDERPEEVTDMQRNVRGEVVASTFDKEPTEHVRVANIVLEKAKRLVECGHDVVILLDSITRLARAYNTVQPASGKVLSGGVDANALHKPKRFFGAARNIEGGGSLSIIATALTETGSKMDEVIFEEFKGTGNMELQLDRKIANRRIFPAIDLTSSSTRRDDMLLDENTLQRMWIMRKYLADMNPVEAMEFIEQRFKQTKNNEEFLMTMNQ comes from the coding sequence ATGTTTGAGATTTCAGATTTAAAATCAAAAAAGCTACCTGAGCTTCAGGAAATTGCTAAAGGACTAAAGGTTCCTAAATTCAAGACCTTAAAAAAACTAGATTTAGTTTATCAGATTTTGGACGTACAAGCAGCGAATCCGAAAGTTGCCGCTGCTATAGTTCCTGCTGCAACAGAAGAGGCTAGCAAACCTGCCGAAACAAAACCAAAACCTAAGCCTAGACCTAGACCACGTGTTGCTCAAAACACGAATAAAGAGGTTAAAGCACCAGTAAAACCAGCTCAGGAAAAAACTACTCCTGAAAAAGTTGCTCCGGTAAAGAAAGAGAATAATACGGAAAGTGTTTCTAAAGAACCTGTAGAACAAAAAAGGCCAAGACCAAGGCCAAAGGCTGCAAACCAGCCCAATAAAAAGAATTCTAATCAGAATAACAATCATAATAAAAAACCTAATCCTAGATCCAATCACGACAAAAGTAATTTTGACAAAGATTTAAAGAATAGGTACAAGGAACCAGAGTATGAGTTTGACTCCATTATTGCTAGTGAAGGCGTATTGGACATCATGCAAGACGGCTACGGATTCTTACGTTCTTCTGATTATAACTATCTATCATCACCAGATGATATTTATGTTTCTCAATCGCAAATTCGTCTTTTCGGTTTAAAGACTGGAGATACCGTATTAGGTAACGTAAGACCACCAAAAGAAGGTGAAAAATATTTTCCTCTTATTAAGGTGAATAAAATTAACGGTATAGACCCTCAGATTGTTCGTGATCGCGTATCATTTGAACATTTAACCCCGTTATTCCCTCAAGAAAAATTTAATCTGGCAGAACGCCAAAGCACCATATCTACTCGTATAATTGATTTGTTCTCGCCTATTGGTAAAGGACAAAGAGGTATGATCGTATCGCAACCAAAGTCTGGTAAAACCATGCTTTTGAAAGATATTGCGAACGGTATAGCGGCAAATCATCCTGAAGTATATCAAATTATATTACTAATTGATGAACGACCTGAAGAGGTAACCGATATGCAGCGTAATGTACGTGGTGAAGTTGTAGCTTCTACCTTCGACAAAGAACCAACAGAGCATGTACGTGTAGCAAACATCGTTTTAGAAAAAGCGAAGCGTTTAGTTGAATGTGGTCATGATGTGGTAATTCTTCTAGATTCTATAACACGTTTAGCAAGAGCATACAATACGGTTCAACCAGCATCTGGTAAAGTATTAAGTGGTGGTGTTGATGCGAATGCCCTACACAAGCCAAAAAGATTCTTTGGTGCTGCCCGTAATATAGAAGGTGGCGGATCATTATCTATTATTGCTACAGCTTTAACAGAGACAGGATCTAAAATGGATGAAGTTATCTTTGAAGAATTTAAAGGTACAGGTAACATGGAGCTTCAGTTAGATCGTAAGATTGCTAACAGAAGAATTTTCCCTGCAATTGACCTTACTTCTTCCAGCACACGTAGAGATGACATGTTATTAGACGAAAACACCTTACAACGCATGTGGATTATGCGTAAGTACCTTGCAGATATGAACCCGGTAGAAGCTATGGAGTTTATAGAGCAACGTTTTAAACAAACTAAGAATAACGAAGAGTTTTTGATGACAATGAATCAATAG
- a CDS encoding DM13 domain-containing protein, with product MKNRKFTLVLLASVMTTFFISCSDDDGEVVTVTETVVETETVEVDSSLPVGDLMVTLSGNLVAESGTPTQGLVEVGVDSESTNFVRFADDFTTELGTGTVGIFLSTSEVFSPDPANGNPDLMLIGNVADNGEMFIKLDATPDAKYTHIILWCATANIPFGNVALN from the coding sequence ATGAAAAACAGAAAATTTACTCTTGTATTGTTAGCTAGTGTTATGACTACTTTTTTTATCAGTTGTTCAGATGATGATGGTGAAGTAGTAACAGTTACTGAAACAGTAGTTGAAACCGAAACAGTAGAAGTGGATTCGTCATTGCCGGTTGGTGATTTAATGGTGACCCTAAGTGGTAATCTAGTTGCTGAAAGTGGTACGCCTACGCAAGGACTAGTAGAGGTAGGTGTAGATTCAGAAAGTACAAACTTTGTTCGTTTTGCAGATGATTTTACTACTGAATTGGGTACAGGTACTGTAGGTATCTTTTTGTCTACTTCAGAAGTTTTCTCCCCAGATCCTGCAAACGGAAATCCAGATTTAATGTTAATTGGTAACGTGGCTGACAATGGTGAAATGTTCATTAAGCTAGATGCTACCCCAGATGCTAAATATACGCACATTATACTTTGGTGTGCTACTGCTAACATACCATTTGGTAATGTTGCTTTAAACTAA
- a CDS encoding metallophosphoesterase family protein, whose product MTKILLLSDTHSHIDDAILKHVKWADEVWHAGDIGSLKVTDAIAKLKPLKGVHGNIDDHIIQKEFPENNRFFCEGVDVLITHIGGYPPKYNIRTRDIIKENPPKLFICGHSHILKVMMDKKLGVLHMNPGACGKHGFHQVRTMLRFVIEGDNIKDLEVIELGKR is encoded by the coding sequence ATGACCAAAATACTCTTACTTTCCGACACTCATTCACATATAGACGATGCTATTTTAAAGCATGTTAAATGGGCAGATGAAGTATGGCACGCTGGCGATATTGGCTCTTTAAAAGTTACCGATGCCATTGCAAAACTAAAGCCTCTAAAAGGTGTGCATGGTAATATTGATGATCATATCATTCAAAAAGAATTCCCGGAAAATAACAGATTTTTCTGCGAAGGAGTAGATGTTTTAATCACCCATATTGGTGGATACCCACCTAAATATAATATTAGAACAAGAGATATTATAAAGGAAAATCCGCCAAAATTGTTTATTTGCGGTCACTCACATATTTTAAAAGTAATGATGGACAAAAAATTAGGCGTTTTACATATGAATCCTGGAGCATGTGGAAAACATGGTTTTCATCAAGTACGCACCATGTTACGTTTTGTAATAGAAGGTGACAACATTAAAGACTTAGAGGTTATAGAATTGGGCAAAAGATAA
- the rpsT gene encoding 30S ribosomal protein S20, with protein MANHKSALKRIRRNEAVRLRNRYQHKTTRNAIKRLRAEESKKDAEALFPSVVSMIDRLAKRNIIHDNKAANLKSKLAKHVAAL; from the coding sequence ATGGCAAATCACAAGTCGGCATTAAAGAGAATTAGAAGAAACGAAGCAGTTCGTTTACGTAACAGATATCAGCATAAAACTACACGTAATGCTATCAAAAGATTGCGTGCAGAAGAATCTAAGAAAGATGCAGAGGCTCTTTTTCCAAGTGTTGTTAGTATGATCGATCGTTTAGCTAAACGTAATATTATACATGATAACAAAGCTGCCAACTTAAAAAGTAAATTGGCAAAGCACGTTGCTGCATTGTAA